The sequence below is a genomic window from Brachyhypopomus gauderio isolate BG-103 chromosome 5, BGAUD_0.2, whole genome shotgun sequence.
ttatatataaaacatacaaCTGAGGACCTCTAGAGGTgatattatatataaaacatacaaCTGAGGACCTCTAGTGGTgatattatatataaaacatacaaCTGAGGATCTCTAGTGGTgatattatatataaaacatacaaCTGAGGGTCTCTAGTGGGgatattatatataaaacatacaaCTGAGGGTCTCTAGTGGGgatattatatataaaacatacaaCTGAGGACCTCTAGTGGTGATATTACGGCTTAGACATTGCAAAGATTTGGCAGCCAACCAGGATGCTAATTTTTAAAACGAACAGCAATCTGATACTAtctgcacacaaacaaaagcCCCTCATTTGCCTCCAGAGAGCATGACTCATCAGGAGCCATCTGGCCACAACACACAACAACCAGTCACaggagccgtgtgtgtgtgtgtgtgtgtgtgtgtgtgtgtgtgtgtgtgtgtgcgtgtgcgtgtgcatgtgtgtgtgtgtgtgtgtgtgtgtatgcatgcgtggtTTGCATTGTCACAGGTCCAGCCAAGGAAGCAGACCTGCACTTTGGTCATGGCACTGATCTCCCACATCTTGTATGCGATCTGTGCTGCTTCAGGGAAGAACTCTCCTGCAATACTGAGACATGAACAGCCTGGTCAGTGTGACTACACGCTGGGGAACACAGCAGACTGTGCTGTACCATCAAGGATCTCTGTAATTATCCtcagaaataaataaagttaGTTTTAAGTTAGTTTAGCACATGAAGATGTGATAAATAAAAATGTGCAAATCAATTGCATGTttcataatgaaaaaaaaaaaacacaaaacaaaccaaCCAATAACCAATCAAACAGAAACAACAGAAATGAAGCACAATATCTCCCCCTAGTGTCCAATCACATTTATAACCTCTGACATTCCAGCCATTCATTGATAAGGATTCCACTCCCCTAGATAAAGTATGTTGTGTATTAGACACTCACTCATCATCTCCCCCACAGATCTTCAGAAGACAGCGTTTATATTCCCCCGATGTGTCATCCTGTTGATGGTACAGTAACATTATATGGAATAATAGAGGTCTGATATAAATAGCAGCTTAATTTGCTGAATACTAACTATACTAACGTAATATACTGATTTTTTACAGTATGAGACCTCTCGTTTCATTTGAATATCACACGCCTGACATCCCCAGTGCACATTATAAGGGTGTGGTCAGGGTGTGGTAGGGCTGTCACGGCGGGTGCTACCTGGATCATATTGTAGAGAGATTTCTCGTAGCGTAGCCTGAAGCATTCTCTGATGTCCAGCATGTCGATCTCAGAGCGAGAGATCATGATTCTGATCAGAGTGTTATCAGCTGTCCCCAGACCCTAAAGTGTTGAACAGTTTGATACCCCTTAAGGTTAATTTCAGGATAAAGGAATATACAGGAGGTGTTAGTAACATTTAAATAGTTTCATACAAAAAACGGCACCTCATAGAGCGCCTTGGAGtgttattaccacacacacccacacccacacccacatgcacacacacacacacacacgcgcgcgcgcacacacacacacacacacacacacacacacacacacacacacacacacacacacacacacacacacacacacacacacacacaggtacctTCATGGACTTGTACAGGCGTCTGGCGAAGAACATGGGGCGGCTCCTGATACACTGAACTGAGGAGAACAAGAGGGCATCTCTCACCATCACACAACTCACCTACAGCCAGCTGatctacaagtgtgtgtgtgtgtgtgtgtgtgtgtgtgtgtgtgtgtgtgtgtgtgtgtgtgtgtgtgtgtgtgtgtgtgtgtgtgtgtgtagtgcaacATACCAACTGCAAGCATCAGCCTCTCGAAATCCCCTGAAAGTTCACTTTTAATACTGTCCTCAATGGACTTCTCTGCAATCTTCTGGTATTCGTCAAATACTGCATAGGACAAAACCCAAGTAGTAGGCTATTTTTGATGATTATAGGTAATAAACATGTATAGACattctatgagtgtgtgtagcctgagtgtgtgcgagtgtgtgtgtgtgtgtgtgtgtgtgtgtgtgtgtgtgtgtgtgtgtgtgtgtgtgtgtgtgtgtgtgtgtatgcatgtgtgcgaTGGCATGTCTCCTATCCATTGTAAGCATGTGTAACTCTGTACCCAGTTGCAGGTGTGTCACACTCCGATTTCCCAACAGCATGATGAAGATGGACTCATCCGTGCCCCACTGTTCCTCTCCTGCTGCGTACAGCAActgtggatacacacacacacacacacacacacacacacacacacacgcacacgcacacgcacacgcacacgcacacacaagcacgcacacacgcgcgcacacacacacaaagaaagatGATACATCTACATCATCACATTTGTGTGATCTGGACTTTGCTAGTCAGCAGTCCAAGTGTCTGTTGTGTCCAGAAGGAACACCAGCTCTGTGTGCTGTCTCAGTGTCTGAAGGACATTACTGCTCCTGCATCAGTTCTGCCCTCTGGTTTAATATTGAACAGTTTTGTGCTTATAATCAGGATACTGCTCCTCACCTCTCACTAGTAAACAAGGACTTAATAATGTCACTCATGAACTAATAATAATTCATATTGACTTCATTAACGAGTAAAGCCAGTGATGGAGGTTGAAggctcctccacccacctgtgCATCTTCCTCCACCAGATCTGTGTGCACCACGCCATCTTCATCTCTGGTCCCCTGAGGATCCAAGACATGCCCATGACcaaatcccacacacacacacacacacactagtgctcTAGGAGTCATTGGTACTATACTACAGGACAAATTCTAACCCTCCACACTGGTTTCAACAAGTTCCTTCCTCTTTTAACTACTTCCAAAAAAAGTGTGACACTTAATATGAGTGGAGCACACTTGCCCAAGAAACAGGTCAAGAGAGGGGAATAAGACAACCCAGCAACACATGTACAGTGTCAGAACTACAGGAAAGAAACTCAGAAGTTCACTCCAACAGTTCACGCGTGGAGCATCTAAGGTCAGATTCCAACCTGGAGCAACACAACCAACATCTTCTTGAAGTGTCCTGACGTGTCTCCTATGATGTCTTCCTCAATGTCTCTACCGTATGCTGGGACACAAGAACACGTGTATCACAAGAAATCTTTTCAAACCACACTCcacatttctgtctcttctcattCGTGTGATTGAAAGGTCTGACATGGCTGGACTCACCATCTTTGTATGCCGCTACGAGGTTGTGCATTTGCTCATTGGTTCTGGAGGCGAGTATCTCAATCAGACATTTCTCATCGGTTCCAGCTCCctaaaacaacaacagcaattGAGTCAACACAAAAACTTCAGTGCAGAGTACATAGACTACATGGACAAAAGTATTGGAACACTCCTCTACATCACTGAGTTCAGGTGACTCATTCTCATAGCCACAGATGTATAAAATCAAGCACATGTCTATGCAGTCTGCCTTCAcagacatttgtgaaagaatgggttatCCAAAAGAGCCCACTGAACTCAAGCATGGTACTGAGTTGGGATGTCACCTTTCATGAAATGTCTTCCCTTCTAGTCAGCTGTGAATGGTATTATTAAAAAGTGGAAGTGTTTAGCAACCACAGCATCTCGGTCACAGAGTGGCAGACCACATAAAGTGGAGTTGCAGAATGCAGAGTGCTGAGGTGAGTTTTGGACAATTGCATGTTTCCAGATTTGTGGGATGTTTGGAGGAATCCCTTTAACTCTTTCAGGGCGAGAATAAAGTTTCATAAAGGCATGTTCGGGTGAGTTTGGAGTAGAACTGGACTGGCCCATTCAAACCCCTGTCCTCAATTCCACTGAACACCATTGCCAAAACTGCTCTTTTGGATATATGGGCAATGTATACACTCCAAAATGTCAAAGAATGCTTTCCAATAAGAGTGGGAGGTGTTTTAGccacaatggggggggggggggggtattaatTCACGCCTATATTAATGCATTGTGTAATGCGTAGGAGTCATAATACCTTTGTCCATATAGTGTAAATGGATGAAAATTTTAAATTATACAGTTCTTCAGTTCTAGTGGCATTGTACAAGAGTGTGTATGGCATCCTACAAATGTTCTGGGGTCGTTTACAATGGTTCAAATACAGTAGCATTCTATTTCACTGGTGCCAGTGGTATTCAACAATAGTGTCAGTAGCATTCTATAACACTAGTGCCAGTGGCATTCTATTACACAGGTGCCAGTGATATTCTACAATAATGTCAGTGGTATTCTATAACACTAGTGCCACTGGCATTCTACAATAGTGTCAGTAGTATTGTATAGCATTAGTTATTCACTAGATAGTGTCAGAGATTTTCTACAATAGTGTCAGTGGAATTCTATAACACTAGTGCCAGTGGCATTCTACAATACAATGAGTGGTATTCTACATTAGTGTCAGTGGCATTCTAGAACACTAGTGCCAGTGGTATTTTACAATAGTGTCAGTGGCATTCTATAACACTAGTGTCAGTGGTATTCTACAATAGTGTCAGTGGTATTCTACAGTAGTGTCAGCGGTATTCTTTAACACTAGTGTCAGTGGTATTCTACAATAGTGTCAGTGGCATTCTATAACACTATTGCCAGTGGTATTCTACAATAGTGTCATTAGAATTCTACAGTAGTGTCAGTGGTATTATACAATAGTGTCAGTGGTATTATACAATAGTGTCAGTGGTATTCTACAATAGTGTCAGTGATATTCTACAGTAGTGTCAGTGGTATTATACCATAGTCCCATCTCTATTCCACATCATACATCTGAACTGAAGCACCATGGCTTGTTATAAGGCCTGTTATAAGGCTTGTTATAAGGTTTGTTAGTAGGCTTGTTATTAGGTTTGGTCATCAGCGTTGCAAAAGCTGCTTTGAAAACCATGCAATGCCGTAAAATGCTGCATATAACTGGACAATGACAAGGCTTGTTGTGACTGAGCTCCATCCCAGTCAGTATGACACTACAACAGCAGGGACGGCTCCTCTCACTGTGGAGGTAAATGGGTGTTTGCTAGCTTGGTTGTTTGGAGAACAGCTGTACACAGCAATAACAGTACAGCTAATCAGACATGTGGCTTTTACATCTAAAGTCTGATGCTTTTGTCTAACATTTCAGCATGACAAACAAGTCAACAAGAAGCTGGACAATAAGAAATAATATCTATATATAACGTAGCAAAGACATCTAATAAATCCACTGTGGAGCTTAGATCTTTTATATGACAGTAAAACCAGTGGCAGATGACTGAACGATACCTTCAGACATTTAGAAAAAGTTGCTTAACAGATCATTATTCAGAAATTAATGTGTGGTAAATATAACAATAAAGAGAAGAACGTGCCTGATAGGGATTACCACAAGATGTAAGAGTTTACCACATGACAACCACAAGATGTAAGAGTTTACCACGTGATTACCACAAGATGTAAGAGTTTACCACGTGTAAACCTCAGAATCAAAAAGATCTGGTAGCagtcaaataaaatattcattaAAAAGCATGTTGGAGAAGTTGTTAAACAAAACCTAATGAGACCAAAAGGCCAAGCTAACGGAGCTGTGCCAGAGAGATGGAATGGGGGACAGTGAGGGGCCCTGTGAGGGACACAGGCACAGGAACCCTTGTGAGGGACCGTGATGGGGGGCCCTTGTGAGAGACAGTGGTGGGGGACcttgcaatattttttatgacTCATCAGCCAGCCAACATGTTTCAAGTACACAACAAACATTTTGTTTTGGGACTGTTTACATTAGGAAGATGATTATTTGTACAATTATTTTGTATCACCTGAATTGGGGTCCTGTGTCTGAAGGGGCTGTGGTTCTGATTCACTCCAAATGAATGTAAATATCTTTGAGTCAGAGCAGACATTACGTTGTGGACATTCAAAGCAGCTGTTTAATTTCAAATCCAATATGCTGGAGAACAGCCAGCATTGTCCAGTTATACATGGGCTGTATGTTTTGATGGCACGGTTTTTACATAAAGATATTtgtgaataataataatccataTCAATCTAGAGATTCTCCACTTTCTCTTAGGTATGaccaaacatttcaaaatgccaAAACTACATGAGATGGTTGATGGTTCGTAAGGACACCACAGAGAGCATGACCTCAGTTCTGCTGTCCTGAGGGATTCCACTTACCGCCCCCTAATGTCAGCAATAACGGAGCAGACACACAAAGAAGGCAGTCAGTCACACATCAGAGTCAACCctcagagacagagaaacactGTTTGCTTCGAATGGAAAAATATGTTGATGTGTACGAAAATACTACATTTTCATTACTATTAAAGAATCAACAGTGATGAACTAAGATAAGTAAGCACTGTGTTGAAACAGGACTGTGAACTGCTAACGTTAGTGATCAGGAATGCACTCAGAATGTTTGTCGCCCAAATATATGAAACAGAAGTAACCCTAAGACACAGAGAAAACATCCGTCTTAAATAAAATGAGACAGCAGAATTGCAGCATGTTTAAAGAGTCGTTTCTCCATGCCCATAAGCACTTGAACATGCAAATGTTGTAAAAGCAGTGACATGGGTCCCAGAGTCCCGGAGTCCCACGAGAGACAGCAGCAAGACGTGCGCGGTAGCCTCAAACCCCGTCTGGGCCACACAGACTCTCACCTACCTTGACTGCATCCTTGATTTCCTTGGCATCATGGTACGCCGGCGGTCTCATTAAACTTACGATCAGACGCTCAAACTTGCCTGTCAGCTCGTACTTGAGATCCTCGATCAAATCCTGGAGAGAATGAGGTTTGCAAATAAAAATCGAACATAGATAAGAAAGAGACTCATGCAGAAGACTCACATGTTTgatctttaaaaaaaactgaTGAAGATCTCATATTTCTGATTGGTGGAGTGTCTTCACTGCTGGAGATGTCCCCTACCTTCCCATAAAGGGATTTGTAGGCGCTGCAGATCTCCTGCCTCTGAGCATTGCTTCGAGAGGTGACCAGGTCTAAAATGGATTCCTTGTCACTTCCTAAAGCATCAAAAatgaatgtgatttttttttacagaagaATGTAGTCTGTAGTTCGGAGGATGTCCGGCTTTTCCTTTTTCCCCCTAAAAAACATCACTGAACCACTGTGACAAACCACTGAACCTGTTTTATTAGACATGCCAGACGGGTTTGGTGATTCTGAGTGTCCGCTCATGGAGGGTCTTGTACGTACCAAAGCCTTTCATGGCATTGTAGAGTGTTTCTGCATCACTGCTAGCGTTGAAGTTGGGAAAGTCAGTCACTGTTCCACGGAATCCCTGGGAGGCGACAGGAATGGGAATGACATGTGACCATCACTGAATACAGCTGCACTGAGGAATAAATGCTGCACTATGCAGTTTTTCCTCTGTGGGAGGTAGGAGCTATCCAAGCAGGATCTCATACCAACGATTAatgctcacag
It includes:
- the anxa6 gene encoding annexin A6 isoform X1; the encoded protein is MGKGFRGTVTDFPNFNASSDAETLYNAMKGFGSDKESILDLVTSRSNAQRQEICSAYKSLYGKDLIEDLKYELTGKFERLIVSLMRPPAYHDAKEIKDAVKGAGTDEKCLIEILASRTNEQMHNLVAAYKDAYGRDIEEDIIGDTSGHFKKMLVVLLQGTRDEDGVVHTDLVEEDAQLLYAAGEEQWGTDESIFIMLLGNRSVTHLQLVFDEYQKIAEKSIEDSIKSELSGDFERLMLAVVQCIRSRPMFFARRLYKSMKGLGTADNTLIRIMISRSEIDMLDIRECFRLRYEKSLYNMIQDDTSGEYKRCLLKICGGDDDIAGEFFPEAAQIAYKMWEISAMTKVQLRGTVVPYSDFDPASDAQDLRKAMKGFGTDEDTIIEIIARRTNVQRQEIRQAFKSLLGRDLMADLKSELSKNLCRLIMGLMMTPADFDAKMMRKAMEGAGTDEHALIEILVTRSNEDIQAMCAAYKKAYKKSLEDAIHSDTSGHFSRILVSLAQGARDEGPANVARVAEDAQTLADACNADSDEMIDKFMSVLCARSFPHLRRVLQEFVKRTNKDIEQIIKKELSGDVKNVMYAIVQSVKNQPSYFADRLYKAMKGLGTDDRALIRIMVSRSEIDLFNIRKEFKDTHDASLHEFIQVETLVGDTSGDYRKTLLILCGGED
- the anxa6 gene encoding annexin A6 isoform X2; translated protein: MGKGFRGTVTDFPNFNASSDAETLYNAMKGFGSDKESILDLVTSRSNAQRQEICSAYKSLYGKDLIEDLKYELTGKFERLIVSLMRPPAYHDAKEIKDAVKGAGTDEKCLIEILASRTNEQMHNLVAAYKDAYGRDIEEDIIGDTSGHFKKMLVVLLQGTRDEDGVVHTDLVEEDAQLLYAAGEEQWGTDESIFIMLLGNRSVTHLQLVFDEYQKIAEKSIEDSIKSELSGDFERLMLAVVQCIRSRPMFFARRLYKSMKGLGTADNTLIRIMISRSEIDMLDIRECFRLRYEKSLYNMIQDDTSGEYKRCLLKICGGDDDIAGEFFPEAAQIAYKMWEISAMTKVQLRGTVVPYSDFDPASDAQDLRKAMKGFGTDEDTIIEIIARRTNVQRQEIRQAFKSLLGRDLMADLKSELSKNLCRLIMGLMMTPADFDAKMMRKAMEGAGTDEHALIEILVTRSNEDIQAMCAAYKKAYKKSLEDAIHSDTSGHFSRILVSLAQGARDEGPANVARVAEDAQTLADACNADSDEMIDKFMSVLCARSFPHLRRVLQEFVKRTNKDIEQIIKKELSGDVKNVMYAIVQSVKNQPSYFADRLYKAMKGLGTDDRALIRIMVSRSEIDLFNIRKEFKDTHDASLHEFIQGDTSGDYRKTLLILCGGED